In the Myxococcus fulvus genome, one interval contains:
- a CDS encoding carbohydrate deacetylase: MSTRTLVINADDLGHDPAITRGILKAMREGVVSSASLLVNTPYSEAAAQESGGLSLGLHLDLARGQPLWSEFPRESLGAQGQFTEGRAAGLSAEVVEAETRAQLERFTRLTGRAPTHIDVHKHLHLHANVLEGVAKAAKDAKVPVRALDSIMRHALKKLGVPTNTHFVGDTSDDPYWTLERLEAELVALPSEGVIELMCHPGYRPEKVKSSYAAQREVELNTFVDPKAKEALSRLGLTPVDFSVLAPTN, encoded by the coding sequence GTGAGCACACGCACGCTCGTCATCAACGCCGACGATTTGGGGCATGACCCCGCCATCACCCGAGGGATTCTCAAGGCCATGCGGGAGGGGGTCGTCTCCTCGGCCTCCCTCCTGGTGAACACGCCCTACTCCGAGGCCGCGGCCCAGGAGTCGGGGGGCCTGTCACTCGGGCTGCACCTGGACCTGGCCCGGGGCCAGCCGCTGTGGAGCGAGTTCCCCCGCGAGTCGCTGGGAGCCCAGGGGCAGTTCACCGAAGGCCGCGCCGCCGGGCTGTCCGCGGAGGTGGTGGAGGCGGAGACGCGCGCCCAGTTGGAGCGCTTCACCCGGCTCACGGGGCGCGCGCCGACGCACATCGACGTGCACAAGCATCTGCACCTGCACGCGAACGTGCTGGAGGGCGTGGCCAAGGCCGCCAAGGACGCGAAGGTGCCGGTGCGCGCGCTCGACTCCATCATGCGCCACGCGCTGAAGAAGCTCGGCGTGCCCACGAACACGCACTTCGTGGGGGACACGAGCGACGACCCGTACTGGACGCTGGAGCGGCTGGAGGCGGAGCTGGTGGCGCTGCCCTCCGAGGGCGTCATCGAGCTGATGTGCCACCCGGGCTACCGCCCCGAGAAGGTGAAGAGCAGCTACGCCGCGCAGCGCGAGGTCGAGCTGAACACCTTCGTGGACCCGAAGGCGAAGGAGGCCCTGTCGCGGCTGGGGCTCACGCCGGTGGACTTCAGCGTGCTCGCGCCCACGAACTGA
- a CDS encoding chloride channel protein, producing the protein MNADEPPPGTSSQRALWARAREHLSRLIHATLQASNRLRLPGPSVLPVAGAVVGLYSGLAAGIFANLIGLVTGLTFGTAELAHTLRRSQLLTLWEAFASARWHPEYAIVGAPLALGGLLLARVIEPGGPRDEVKRRLRLLALLTLGALSLYYPLVALAALNSVFGHSHSLADAIPHLPWWLMLLAPTLGGMAVGRLLRDRPETHGHGVPEVVRAVKSGANVVPADRGLLKLVASAITIGSGGSAGREGPIVYGGAAFASSVGRVLGFSRRELSILLACGAGAGISASFNAPIAGAVFAMEIILREFELRVFSPIILASVAGTLVSQGVLGEAPMLRQVPYELVSGSEVLAYAALGIGCGLLAFAFVRLLHGVEHFFHGRMPGTLSPWLGRKSLPFRAGLGGLCAGVLAFISPTVWGSGHDYINLAAVGKLPFFFLVTACLLKLVATAVTIGSGGSGGTFFPAAVIGAMAGGAFGTLVHYFFPASTGPSGAYALVGMGGAVAALNRGPLTGMMMLYELSGNHDIILPLMVTCTIASALCHYLIERKQAKVLSDADLLESTPVQTLMEHVAPVPAGLPVRPLADLLLTSETGALPVLDTAGEVYGIVQVEQLREVWRDESVYPLLVASDLSRKLPVLTPETDLAHALQLMDQEDVDALPVAAPTGIATRGLLTRAAVRRFLFAQHARHHARGDAPVSASEVTH; encoded by the coding sequence ATGAATGCCGATGAACCTCCGCCTGGGACGTCTTCCCAGCGCGCGTTGTGGGCGCGAGCGCGAGAGCACCTGAGCCGTCTGATTCACGCGACCTTGCAGGCCTCCAACCGCCTGCGCCTGCCTGGCCCCTCGGTGCTGCCGGTGGCGGGCGCGGTGGTGGGCCTCTACAGCGGACTGGCCGCCGGAATCTTCGCCAACCTCATCGGACTGGTGACGGGCCTGACGTTCGGCACGGCCGAGCTGGCGCACACGCTGCGCCGCAGCCAGCTCTTGACGCTGTGGGAGGCGTTCGCCTCCGCGCGGTGGCATCCGGAGTACGCCATCGTCGGAGCGCCGCTGGCGCTGGGCGGGCTGCTGCTCGCGCGGGTCATCGAGCCGGGAGGCCCTCGCGACGAGGTGAAGCGGCGGCTGCGGCTGTTGGCGCTGCTGACGCTGGGCGCGCTGTCGCTGTACTACCCGCTGGTGGCGCTGGCCGCGCTCAACAGCGTCTTCGGCCACTCGCACTCGCTCGCGGACGCGATTCCGCACCTGCCCTGGTGGCTGATGCTGCTGGCGCCCACGCTGGGCGGCATGGCGGTGGGCCGGCTGCTGCGCGACAGGCCGGAGACGCATGGCCACGGCGTGCCGGAGGTGGTGCGCGCGGTGAAGAGCGGCGCCAACGTGGTGCCGGCGGACCGGGGCCTCTTGAAGCTGGTGGCGTCCGCCATCACCATCGGCTCGGGTGGCTCGGCCGGACGCGAGGGCCCCATCGTGTACGGCGGCGCGGCGTTCGCCTCGAGCGTGGGGCGCGTGCTGGGCTTCAGCCGGCGGGAGCTGTCCATCCTGCTGGCGTGCGGCGCGGGCGCGGGCATCTCCGCGTCCTTCAACGCGCCCATCGCCGGCGCGGTGTTCGCGATGGAAATCATCCTCCGCGAGTTCGAGCTGCGCGTCTTCTCGCCCATCATCCTGGCCAGCGTGGCGGGCACCCTGGTGAGCCAGGGCGTGCTGGGCGAGGCGCCCATGCTGCGGCAGGTGCCGTACGAGCTGGTGAGCGGCTCGGAGGTGCTGGCGTACGCGGCGCTGGGCATCGGCTGTGGCCTGTTGGCCTTCGCCTTCGTGCGGCTCCTGCACGGGGTGGAGCACTTCTTCCACGGGCGGATGCCGGGCACCCTGTCGCCGTGGCTGGGCAGGAAGTCGCTGCCGTTCCGCGCGGGCCTGGGCGGCCTGTGCGCGGGCGTGCTCGCGTTCATCAGCCCCACGGTGTGGGGCAGCGGGCACGACTACATCAACCTGGCGGCGGTGGGGAAGCTGCCCTTCTTCTTCCTCGTGACGGCGTGCCTGCTCAAGCTCGTGGCCACCGCGGTCACCATCGGCTCGGGCGGCTCGGGCGGCACCTTCTTCCCGGCGGCCGTCATCGGGGCCATGGCGGGCGGGGCCTTCGGCACGCTGGTGCACTACTTCTTCCCGGCCAGCACCGGCCCCAGCGGGGCGTACGCGCTGGTGGGCATGGGCGGCGCGGTGGCGGCGCTCAACCGCGGCCCGCTCACCGGGATGATGATGCTGTACGAGCTGAGCGGGAACCACGACATCATCCTCCCGCTGATGGTGACGTGCACCATCGCCTCCGCGCTGTGCCACTACCTCATCGAGCGCAAGCAGGCGAAGGTGCTGAGCGACGCGGACCTCCTGGAGAGCACCCCCGTGCAGACGCTGATGGAGCACGTGGCCCCCGTGCCCGCGGGGCTGCCGGTGCGTCCGCTGGCGGACCTGCTGCTCACGTCCGAGACAGGCGCGCTGCCGGTGTTGGACACGGCGGGCGAGGTGTACGGCATCGTGCAGGTGGAGCAGCTTCGCGAGGTGTGGCGCGACGAGTCCGTCTACCCGCTGCTGGTGGCCAGTGACTTGTCGCGCAAGCTGCCGGTGCTCACGCCGGAGACGGACCTGGCGCACGCGCTGCAGCTGATGGACCAGGAGGACGTGGACGCGCTGCCCGTCGCGGCGCCCACGGGCATCGCCACCCGGGGGCTGCTCACCCGCGCGGCCGTGCGCCGGTTCCTCTTCGCCCAGCACGCCCGGCACCACGCGCGCGGAGACGCACCCGTCAGCGCGTCCGAAGTCACGCACTGA
- a CDS encoding amidohydrolase family protein, translating to MGTVLKGGYVVELEPAVVERVDLRIEGERIVARGPDLTPQPDDEVVALSGKLVFPGLVSAHHRLHAVLGRGMPRKAMETYQDSLEKVLWPYEDALDLDAVQVAACAGGLEALQCGTTTVVNLHSSPSAVSGSLVRLARGLHEVGVRGVLAYAVSDRNGAVGREEGLEETVGFAQKAQGRFRGQVGAGPCFTLGPDALQGLTEALKTANTGLHIPLAEDPLDERLSNERHGDSPVPRLLAAGLLSPRSQLAHVGHLAWADLAQVIATGAWMVHTPRANQGLEVGYAPALKFGARATLGVDGVSADLFAEAQAAYLRSREAGQVIDVLRYLANGHRLASAHFGVPMGSMREGSLADLLVLDYLPATPLTAENLAWHVVFGLGSRHVEAVMVDGVWRMWARRPLSVNPSVVAEQAREAAAAVWARMGETT from the coding sequence TTGGGAACCGTCCTCAAGGGTGGTTACGTCGTCGAGTTGGAGCCCGCGGTGGTGGAGCGCGTGGACCTGCGCATCGAGGGCGAGCGCATCGTCGCGCGAGGGCCGGACCTGACGCCCCAGCCGGACGACGAGGTGGTGGCCCTCTCCGGCAAGCTCGTCTTCCCGGGCCTGGTGAGCGCGCACCACCGGCTGCACGCCGTGCTCGGACGGGGCATGCCGCGCAAGGCGATGGAGACGTACCAGGACAGCCTGGAGAAGGTGCTCTGGCCCTACGAGGACGCGCTGGACCTGGACGCCGTCCAGGTGGCCGCCTGCGCGGGCGGCCTCGAGGCGCTCCAGTGCGGCACCACCACGGTGGTCAACCTGCACTCCTCCCCGAGCGCGGTCTCCGGCTCGCTGGTGCGCCTGGCGCGCGGACTCCACGAGGTCGGCGTGCGCGGCGTGCTGGCCTACGCCGTGTCGGACCGCAATGGCGCCGTGGGCCGCGAGGAGGGCCTGGAGGAGACGGTGGGCTTCGCGCAGAAGGCGCAGGGGCGCTTTCGCGGACAGGTGGGCGCGGGCCCCTGCTTCACGTTGGGACCCGACGCGCTCCAGGGACTGACCGAGGCCCTGAAGACCGCCAACACCGGCCTGCACATCCCCCTGGCCGAGGACCCGCTCGACGAGCGACTGTCCAACGAGCGACACGGTGACTCGCCGGTGCCCAGGCTCCTGGCCGCGGGGCTGTTGTCGCCGCGCAGCCAATTGGCGCACGTGGGGCACCTGGCGTGGGCGGACCTGGCGCAGGTGATTGCGACGGGCGCGTGGATGGTGCACACGCCGCGCGCCAACCAGGGGCTGGAGGTGGGCTACGCGCCGGCGCTGAAGTTCGGCGCGCGCGCCACGCTGGGCGTGGATGGCGTGTCCGCGGACCTCTTCGCGGAGGCCCAGGCGGCGTACCTGCGCTCGCGCGAGGCGGGGCAGGTCATCGACGTGCTGCGCTACCTGGCCAACGGCCACCGGCTGGCGTCCGCGCACTTCGGCGTGCCCATGGGCTCCATGCGCGAGGGCTCGCTCGCGGACCTGCTGGTGCTCGACTACCTGCCCGCCACGCCGCTCACGGCGGAGAACCTGGCGTGGCACGTGGTGTTCGGCCTGGGCAGCCGGCACGTGGAGGCGGTGATGGTGGACGGGGTGTGGCGCATGTGGGCGCGCCGGCCCTTGTCGGTGAACCCCTCGGTGGTCGCGGAGCAGGCGCGCGAGGCCGCGGCGGCGGTGTGGGCGCGGATGGGTGAGACGACGTAG
- a CDS encoding peroxiredoxin family protein yields MLAPVLLAGLLSAAIPNVGDTAPDFTVKDTEGKVYILSEMVKQGPVIVAFFPKAFTGGCTQQLKAFTARHTEIEKLQGRVLAFSTDDAETLKRFKAELKAPFPFIPDPQGKVVESYDVKMPLVTVSKRYTFVVGEGRKVLKVDSGGDAIDPSGAITSCSQAQPAAKAPAPAAPAPEAKPKP; encoded by the coding sequence ATGCTCGCTCCCGTACTGCTCGCAGGCCTGCTCAGCGCCGCCATCCCCAACGTGGGGGACACCGCCCCGGACTTCACGGTGAAGGACACCGAGGGCAAGGTCTACATCCTGTCGGAGATGGTGAAGCAGGGCCCCGTCATCGTCGCCTTCTTCCCCAAGGCCTTCACGGGCGGGTGCACCCAGCAGCTCAAGGCCTTCACCGCCCGGCACACCGAAATCGAGAAGCTGCAGGGGCGCGTGCTCGCCTTCAGCACGGATGACGCGGAAACGCTCAAGCGCTTCAAGGCGGAGCTGAAGGCGCCGTTCCCCTTCATCCCCGACCCGCAGGGCAAGGTCGTCGAGTCCTACGACGTGAAGATGCCCCTGGTGACGGTGTCCAAGCGCTACACCTTCGTCGTGGGCGAGGGGCGCAAGGTGCTCAAGGTGGACTCGGGCGGTGACGCCATCGACCCGTCGGGCGCCATCACCTCCTGCTCGCAGGCCCAGCCCGCCGCGAAGGCGCCCGCCCCCGCCGCGCCGGCGCCCGAGGCGAAGCCCAAGCCGTAG
- a CDS encoding RNA polymerase sigma factor — translation MRALVAADSDEVLMARFCEGHPPAFDALFQRHAGPVRGYLTRLTGSEATAEDLVQHTFMSLVRARGRFQPGSRFKPWLYAIATNAARDFQRRGRRPEELTPEGELPVVADESTGPRDVGLERAVRQALEQLPEGQRIPILLHRFEGMGFAEIADTLGLTESAVKVRAHRGYARLRELLTALRTETME, via the coding sequence GTGCGCGCCTTGGTCGCCGCCGACTCCGACGAGGTGCTGATGGCGCGGTTCTGTGAGGGACATCCCCCGGCGTTCGACGCGCTCTTCCAGCGCCACGCGGGGCCGGTGCGCGGCTACCTCACGCGCCTGACGGGCAGCGAGGCCACGGCCGAGGACCTGGTGCAGCACACCTTCATGTCCCTGGTGCGCGCGCGAGGGCGCTTCCAGCCGGGCTCGCGCTTCAAGCCGTGGCTGTACGCCATCGCCACCAACGCCGCGCGGGACTTCCAGCGCCGGGGCCGCCGGCCCGAGGAGCTGACGCCCGAGGGCGAGCTGCCTGTGGTCGCCGACGAGAGCACGGGGCCGCGCGACGTGGGCCTGGAGCGGGCCGTGCGGCAGGCGCTGGAGCAGCTGCCGGAAGGACAGCGCATCCCCATCCTGCTGCACCGCTTCGAGGGGATGGGCTTCGCCGAAATCGCCGACACCCTGGGCCTCACCGAGAGCGCGGTGAAGGTGCGGGCCCACCGGGGCTATGCGCGGCTGCGCGAGCTGCTCACGGCCCTGCGCACGGAGACGATGGAATGA
- a CDS encoding extracellular catalytic domain type 1 short-chain-length polyhydroxyalkanoate depolymerase — MHRGPFPALLLLTALGCSSSPDTRPEPQAPPDAGTPVAEPQVPERTSCQGLSAGPGTHDWTVTHDGRERAYRVHVPPGYDATRPTPTVVAFHGYGSHPEQLERQTGLSTLADTEGFLVVYPRGLSAQELNDGPPPPLQDNTRGWNAGACCGSSQLSQVDDVGFVDAMMADLDTHVCVDPRRTFATGFSNGGFFSYRLACERAGRFAAVAPVSGMAPSSGCAPSRPVPVLHIHGTEDTVILYEGGSNIPFGRPYPSARDSVRGWAERNGCGGPEEQTYQRGNSTCVAFTGCAPESATASLCTVQGGNHTWPGSPVSSGNPTRDLDASLEAWRFFQGRPRP; from the coding sequence ATGCACCGCGGCCCCTTCCCGGCACTGCTCCTCCTGACGGCTCTCGGCTGTTCCTCGTCACCCGACACCCGGCCGGAGCCCCAGGCGCCGCCGGACGCGGGCACGCCCGTGGCGGAGCCCCAGGTGCCGGAGCGCACGTCCTGCCAGGGACTGTCCGCGGGTCCCGGTACCCACGACTGGACAGTGACCCACGACGGACGGGAGCGCGCCTACCGGGTGCACGTGCCCCCCGGCTACGACGCCACCCGCCCCACGCCCACCGTGGTGGCCTTCCACGGCTATGGCTCCCATCCCGAGCAGTTGGAGCGGCAGACGGGGCTGTCCACACTCGCCGACACCGAGGGCTTCCTCGTCGTGTACCCGCGCGGGCTCAGCGCCCAGGAGCTCAACGACGGTCCTCCTCCGCCCCTCCAGGACAACACCCGGGGATGGAATGCGGGCGCGTGCTGCGGCTCGTCCCAGCTGAGCCAGGTGGACGACGTGGGCTTCGTGGACGCGATGATGGCGGACCTGGACACGCACGTGTGCGTGGACCCCCGGCGCACGTTCGCCACGGGCTTCTCCAACGGGGGCTTCTTCTCGTACCGGCTGGCCTGTGAGCGCGCGGGGAGGTTCGCCGCCGTCGCCCCCGTGTCCGGCATGGCGCCCTCGAGCGGGTGCGCTCCGTCCCGTCCCGTGCCGGTGCTGCACATCCACGGCACGGAGGACACCGTCATCCTCTACGAGGGGGGCAGCAACATCCCCTTCGGTCGCCCCTACCCCTCCGCGCGCGACTCGGTGCGCGGTTGGGCGGAGCGCAACGGCTGCGGTGGGCCGGAGGAACAGACGTATCAGCGGGGCAACAGCACCTGCGTGGCGTTCACCGGATGTGCTCCGGAGAGCGCCACCGCGTCGCTGTGCACCGTGCAGGGTGGCAATCACACGTGGCCCGGCAGTCCCGTCAGCTCGGGCAACCCCACGCGCGACCTGGACGCCTCGCTCGAGGCCTGGCGCTTCTTCCAGGGCCGGCCGCGCCCCTGA
- a CDS encoding GNAT family N-acetyltransferase: MELRRATPAEHPLLRNLYPLYLHDLSEFGVGYRLDEQGHWAPNYLPTWLAPSSEVHPLLLRWEGRTVGFAFVAQAPFPYMTPGRDFRMSEFFILRGERGYGLGRRAAVAVFERFRGLWEVSQLPANHAATSFWRKVIREYTQGRFEDTFVDDSPAQMFDNRELPPRSGR, translated from the coding sequence GTGGAGCTACGCCGCGCGACCCCAGCCGAGCATCCGCTGCTGCGCAACCTGTACCCGCTCTATCTGCACGACTTGAGCGAGTTCGGGGTCGGCTACCGCCTGGACGAGCAGGGACACTGGGCACCCAACTACCTGCCGACGTGGCTGGCGCCGTCGTCGGAGGTGCACCCGCTGCTCTTGCGCTGGGAGGGCCGCACGGTGGGCTTCGCCTTCGTGGCCCAGGCGCCCTTCCCGTACATGACGCCGGGGCGCGACTTCCGGATGAGCGAGTTCTTCATCCTGCGCGGCGAGCGGGGCTACGGCCTGGGCCGCCGCGCCGCCGTCGCCGTGTTCGAGCGCTTCCGCGGGCTGTGGGAGGTGTCCCAGCTGCCCGCCAACCACGCGGCCACGTCCTTCTGGCGCAAGGTCATCCGCGAGTACACGCAGGGGCGGTTCGAGGACACCTTCGTGGACGACTCGCCCGCGCAGATGTTCGACAACCGCGAGCTGCCGCCGCGCTCCGGACGCTGA
- a CDS encoding serine/threonine-protein kinase produces the protein MESGPNTYWVGRYRLSARIATGGMAEVYLGRRFEDDGQRGPAVAVKRLMPHLASDRRVVQMFLNEARITAQVRHPNVVAILELGMEGTEPFIAMELLEGRSFAELRQEAAERGQRVPLGITLRVLVEACRGLDAAHRAVDEAGRPLRIVHRDFTPDNIHVGVNGAVKVIDFGIAKADALGAGTEPGVLKGKFFYMSPEMISGKPVDHRADLFAAGVMLYEQLCGRRPFTGMTAEEVLGRIAEGRVRPPTGFDPSVPGALELVCLTALQRDPAARFDSLESFIDAIEGIGGPAEVATAAEVAAYVDTLFPPEKDPKRQALRRARMADPSHGGTPPGPRRYDPNVAPHAAMTVPTGWPVLPDVGATVHDETFPEPARAASVEPVAPKVVTPARVPSPTDSTPPTRGSPSGIGEGGPSRRRGSRVAAILAGVLGLAALGGGGVWYLNRAEAAPQERLAKATAADTAAEKKALLSGLGTDVRATAQELAQAGTLLVDAGAFPEVAELAESFTTRFPKELEAHLLAARAATELNRGKRAERALDEALALAPKDLRPSLMLADLRERQGDLPGAVAALAKAYMLKPASPKVAPRFGRMLSQSGRLDEAASVLSAWTRERDDAVSLAELGFVRFRQERVDEAAALLRRALRKDGRLAVAHYYLGAVLFRQGDSAGAERAYREADKLAPEDPRALAARCQLHAHGGNAVAVAEVKRTLEERFPDRATRLAAECQAGN, from the coding sequence TTGGAGTCGGGTCCGAACACCTATTGGGTCGGTCGCTACCGTCTGTCCGCGCGCATCGCGACGGGCGGCATGGCGGAGGTCTACCTGGGGCGGCGCTTCGAGGATGACGGCCAGCGCGGGCCCGCCGTCGCGGTGAAGCGGCTGATGCCCCACCTGGCCTCGGACCGGCGCGTGGTGCAGATGTTCCTCAACGAGGCGCGCATCACCGCGCAGGTGCGCCACCCCAACGTCGTCGCCATCCTCGAGCTGGGCATGGAGGGCACCGAGCCCTTCATCGCGATGGAGCTGCTCGAGGGGCGCTCCTTCGCGGAGCTGCGTCAGGAGGCCGCCGAGCGCGGCCAGCGCGTCCCCCTGGGCATCACCCTGCGCGTGCTCGTGGAGGCCTGCCGCGGCCTGGACGCCGCGCACCGGGCCGTGGACGAGGCGGGCCGGCCCCTGCGCATCGTCCACCGCGACTTCACGCCGGACAACATCCACGTCGGCGTCAACGGCGCGGTGAAGGTCATCGACTTCGGCATCGCCAAGGCGGACGCGCTCGGCGCGGGCACCGAGCCCGGCGTGCTCAAGGGCAAGTTCTTCTACATGTCCCCGGAGATGATTTCCGGCAAGCCCGTGGACCACCGCGCGGACCTCTTCGCCGCGGGCGTCATGTTGTACGAGCAACTGTGTGGCCGCAGGCCCTTCACCGGCATGACGGCCGAGGAGGTCCTGGGCCGCATCGCCGAGGGCCGCGTCCGCCCGCCCACCGGCTTCGACCCGTCCGTCCCCGGCGCGCTGGAGCTGGTCTGCCTCACCGCGCTCCAGAGGGACCCGGCCGCGCGCTTCGACAGCCTCGAGTCCTTCATCGACGCCATCGAGGGCATCGGCGGCCCCGCCGAGGTCGCCACCGCGGCGGAGGTCGCCGCCTACGTCGACACCCTCTTCCCACCGGAGAAGGACCCCAAGCGCCAGGCCCTCCGGCGCGCGCGCATGGCGGACCCGTCCCACGGAGGCACGCCCCCGGGCCCCCGCCGCTACGACCCCAACGTGGCCCCCCACGCCGCCATGACGGTGCCCACCGGCTGGCCCGTGCTGCCGGACGTGGGCGCCACGGTCCACGACGAGACCTTCCCCGAGCCCGCGCGCGCGGCGAGCGTCGAGCCCGTCGCTCCGAAGGTCGTGACGCCAGCGCGCGTCCCCTCGCCGACGGACTCGACGCCGCCCACGCGCGGCTCGCCCTCCGGCATCGGCGAGGGCGGCCCGTCGCGCCGTCGGGGCTCGCGCGTGGCGGCCATCCTGGCCGGGGTGCTCGGGTTGGCGGCGCTCGGGGGCGGAGGTGTCTGGTACCTGAATCGCGCGGAGGCGGCGCCCCAGGAGCGGCTGGCGAAGGCGACGGCCGCGGACACGGCGGCCGAGAAGAAGGCGCTGCTCTCCGGGCTGGGCACCGACGTGCGCGCCACGGCGCAGGAGCTGGCCCAGGCGGGCACGCTGCTCGTCGACGCGGGGGCCTTCCCCGAGGTGGCCGAGCTGGCGGAGTCCTTCACCACGCGCTTCCCCAAGGAGCTGGAGGCGCACCTGCTCGCGGCGAGGGCGGCGACGGAGCTCAACCGCGGCAAGCGGGCCGAGCGCGCGTTGGACGAGGCGCTCGCGCTGGCGCCCAAGGATTTGCGCCCCTCGCTGATGCTGGCGGACCTGCGCGAGCGACAGGGTGACCTGCCGGGCGCGGTGGCGGCGCTGGCGAAGGCGTACATGCTCAAGCCGGCCTCGCCCAAGGTGGCGCCCCGCTTCGGGCGGATGTTGTCGCAGAGCGGACGGCTGGACGAGGCGGCCTCGGTGCTGTCGGCCTGGACCCGCGAGCGGGACGACGCGGTCAGCCTGGCGGAGCTGGGCTTCGTGCGCTTCCGTCAGGAGCGCGTGGACGAGGCCGCGGCGTTGCTCAGGCGCGCGCTGCGCAAGGACGGCCGGCTGGCCGTGGCGCACTACTACCTGGGGGCCGTCCTCTTCCGACAGGGCGACAGCGCGGGAGCCGAACGTGCCTATCGGGAGGCGGACAAGCTGGCGCCGGAGGACCCCCGGGCCCTGGCCGCGCGTTGTCAGCTCCACGCTCATGGCGGCAACGCGGTGGCCGTGGCCGAGGTGAAGCGTACGCTGGAGGAACGATTCCCCGACCGCGCGACGCGGCTCGCGGCGGAGTGCCAGGCGGGGAATTAG
- a CDS encoding DUF1109 domain-containing protein yields the protein MTPECSRVMDSLGEVLPAELESHVATCADCRAMTGGFDLMGAPATTKDTARPALHETLASDDAAHRLAHETLARQPRARPWWHELLLLLGVHGAIAMTAVAVLAHGAWVANRAEVPVVVGVGLLLTALLSSGAYVALAPHRRTVPWGGVIAVMLSVGATVVLSGSGVRTAPLMAGILGCAGTELAVTAVPLAFTLVLLCRSAYHPVRALAAGLSAGGVSLLVLHLHCADGTTPHLLAGHVIPWLALGGITLLLRSLLPTRSHAP from the coding sequence ATGACGCCGGAGTGTTCTCGGGTGATGGACAGCCTGGGCGAGGTGCTGCCCGCGGAGCTGGAGTCCCACGTGGCGACCTGCGCGGACTGCCGGGCGATGACGGGGGGCTTCGACCTGATGGGGGCGCCGGCGACGACGAAGGACACCGCGCGCCCGGCCTTGCACGAGACGCTCGCGAGTGACGATGCGGCCCATCGCCTCGCGCACGAGACGCTGGCGCGCCAGCCCCGGGCCCGGCCCTGGTGGCACGAGCTGCTGCTGCTCCTGGGGGTACACGGCGCCATCGCGATGACGGCGGTGGCCGTGCTGGCCCACGGGGCCTGGGTGGCGAACCGGGCCGAGGTGCCCGTGGTGGTGGGCGTGGGGCTGCTGCTCACCGCGCTGTTGTCCTCCGGGGCCTATGTCGCCCTGGCGCCGCACCGCAGGACGGTGCCCTGGGGTGGCGTCATCGCCGTGATGCTGTCGGTGGGCGCCACCGTGGTGCTGTCGGGCTCCGGCGTGCGGACCGCTCCGCTCATGGCGGGCATCCTCGGCTGCGCGGGCACCGAGCTGGCGGTGACGGCCGTGCCGCTCGCCTTCACGCTGGTGCTGCTGTGTCGCTCCGCGTACCACCCGGTGCGCGCGCTCGCCGCCGGACTGTCGGCCGGAGGTGTCAGCCTGCTGGTGCTCCACCTGCACTGCGCCGACGGGACGACGCCTCACCTCCTCGCCGGGCATGTGATTCCCTGGCTGGCGCTCGGGGGCATCACCCTGCTCCTTCGCTCCCTGCTGCCGACCCGCAGCCACGCGCCCTAG